CCTGTGCTTCGTCGGTCCGCCGGGCGTAGGCAAAACTTCGCTCGGGCAATCGATCGCGCGTGCGATGGGACGCAAGTTCGTGCGCCTTTCGGTCGGCGGCGTGCGCGACGAAGCCGAGATCCGCGGGCATCGCCGCACGTACATCGGCGCGATGCCGGGCACGATCATCCGCGCGATGCGCGATGCCGGGACGAAGAATCCCGTCATGATGATCGACGAAATCGATAAGGTCGGCGCGGATTATCGCGGCGATCCGCAGTCGGCGTTGCTCGAAGTGCTCGATCCGGAGCAGAACTCGACGTTCCGCGACCATTACATCGATCTTCCGTTCGATCTCTCGCAAGTGCTGTTCGTCTGCACCGCGAATTCGCTCGACACGATTTCGCCGGCGCTGCGCGACCGTATGGAGATCATCCAGCTCTCGGGCTATACCGAACTCGAAAAGCTGCAGATCGCCAAGCGTTACCTCGTCAAGAAGCAGCGCACGGCCAACGGCCTCAAAGAGACGCAGGTCCAAATCAACGACGCGGCCTTACGGGCGATTATCACCGATTACACGCGGGAAGCCGGCGTGCGTAATTTGGAACGCGAGATCGGCACGGTCTTCCGCAAGATCGCGCGCAAGATCGCGGAGGCGCCGCGCTTCAAGGCGCGCGTTAAGCCCGAGAGCTTGCTCGAGTACTTGAGCCGTCCGCGGTTCTACAACGAAGTCAAGAAGCGCGTCGCATCGGTCGGCGTGGCGACGGGCCTCGCCTGGACGCCCGTCGGAGGCGACATCCTCTTCATCGAAACGCAATCGATGCCGGGTACCGGCAAGCTGGTGCTGACGGGGCAGCTCGGCGACGTGATGAAGGAGAGCGCGCAAGCCGCGGTCTCGTTCTTACGCTCGCGTACCGCCGAACTCGGCATTCCGGAGGACTTCTTCGCGAAGCACGATCTGCACATTCACGTGCCGGCCGGTGCGACGCCGAAGGATGGCCCCTCGGCGGGTATCTCGATGGCGACGTCGATCACCTCGATGCTGACCGGCCTCAAAGTCGATCCGAATCTGGCGATGACCGGCGAGATCACGCTCACCGGCCAAGTGCTCCCGATCGGCGGCCTGAAAGAGAAAGTGCTCGGCGCGAAGCGTGCGGGCATCAGCAAGATTCTCTTTCCGAAGCGCAACGAGATGGATCTCGACGACATTCCCAAGGAAGTGCGCGACACGATGACGTTCGTGCCGGTCGAGGAACTCTCGGAAGTCTTGCAGCAAGCGCTTGGAAAACGCATCATCACGCCCGTTCCGCTCGGGGCCGAAGCGCCGAAGCGGGCGAGCAACGTGGTCCCGATGCGTCAGCGTAACGGGGCCACAAAACGCCCGCGTACGACCGCCGAGCGCAAGCGCGCCACGACGAGAAAGCGCTAAGCCTGGATTCTCGCGGGCTCGCCGCGGGAGTACGAAATCAACGCGACCACGATCATGACGCCCGCGACGCCTGCAAAGTAGGATGTCGCGGGCGCAAACGTATGTGCGAGCGGCCCAAGACGAGCGGCGCGGGCAAAGTACACGGCGCCCGCGGTCGCGACGCCGAGTAATTGCCCGGTGGTGCGCGCGGTGGCCAGCGTTCCCGCCGCGATGCCACGGCGGTTTGCCGGTGCGGCGCCCATGATCGCGCTGTTATTCGGCTGCGTGAAGACGGCCGTGCCGCACCCG
The nucleotide sequence above comes from Candidatus Dormiibacterota bacterium. Encoded proteins:
- the lon gene encoding endopeptidase La; its protein translation is MPVKKRESKIVPVSLVGILPLQEAVLFPNTVIPLAVVKKPGIQLVEEALREGKPIGLTVLKDRDIENPGPDDIQRVGTIGIIQKMLKVPDGTLRCIVAGQQVFRIDDFEQTEPYMVASYTELPDITIDNEELLAMQRNLGGLFQKLLSYLPQAPREMEMEVQNINDPNVLTYFVASTMRLETADRQALLEERNTGKRMRKLTMLLTKELEVVELGHKIQGDIQREMEKNQREFYLRQQLRAIQEELGEIDPQQAETNELREKIDEAKMPEDAKKAADRELERLSKVPQASPEYSVIRTYLDWLVQLPWDKDTTDHIEIKKAREILDEDHYDLEKIKDRIIEYLAVGKLKKKLSGPILCFVGPPGVGKTSLGQSIARAMGRKFVRLSVGGVRDEAEIRGHRRTYIGAMPGTIIRAMRDAGTKNPVMMIDEIDKVGADYRGDPQSALLEVLDPEQNSTFRDHYIDLPFDLSQVLFVCTANSLDTISPALRDRMEIIQLSGYTELEKLQIAKRYLVKKQRTANGLKETQVQINDAALRAIITDYTREAGVRNLEREIGTVFRKIARKIAEAPRFKARVKPESLLEYLSRPRFYNEVKKRVASVGVATGLAWTPVGGDILFIETQSMPGTGKLVLTGQLGDVMKESAQAAVSFLRSRTAELGIPEDFFAKHDLHIHVPAGATPKDGPSAGISMATSITSMLTGLKVDPNLAMTGEITLTGQVLPIGGLKEKVLGAKRAGISKILFPKRNEMDLDDIPKEVRDTMTFVPVEELSEVLQQALGKRIITPVPLGAEAPKRASNVVPMRQRNGATKRPRTTAERKRATTRKR